Genomic DNA from Thermotoga petrophila RKU-1:
TGCACCCACTCTGGTCTCTGCGAAGGCATCGAGATTTGCGTTGTTTTCGATGAAGACAGGATATCCAGCAAAACTTTCCAGTTCCTTTTTCAGATTCCAGTTTGTGATGTTGAATGCTGGTATGCGCTTTATCAGTTGATTCTCATCAACCGTTCCCGGGATTCCTATTCCGATTCCCAAAATTTTGTCGTATTTGAGAAGTGGTTTCATAACCCTTTTTATCTCCTCAAAAAGCTTTTCCTTGTCTAGGTCAGAAGGAAGAACGACGTGTTCTTTCTTCAGGATGCTACCATTCAGATCGGTGAGAACGGCATCGATCTTCGTGCCTCCAACGTCCACTCCTACAACGTATCTGCTTTCAGGAACAAAAGAAAGCAAAACTGGTCTTCTACCACCTCTTGAAGAGCTTTCCTTTTTACCCGTTTCTTTCACAAATCCCAGTTCGATCAACCTGCTCACAGCTTGAGATACCACGGGTTTGCTGATGTTCAGAATCTTGCTTATCTCCACCCTCGATATTTGTCCTTTGTCTTTGATCGTCTGAAGAATCCTTCTTTCGACCTCGCCCAGCATTGGAATCCCCCAGTAGGTTTGTTTTCATTTACTAACCAACCATATTATAATCAATTTGTCAATACAAAGAAAAATAAGAAAAGAGTAAGAAACAAACGTTTCCTTTCATCAAAAGAAAACAATCGCCTGAAAGGGACTATTTTCAAAGAAGATCATTGTTATTCACGAATACTTCGTTTTCCTCGAAGACTTTCAACCCGTTTTTTTCCAGCAGAAAGGCTGTGACACCTTTTCCTGGAACAAGCCTTCCAGAAAAAGATCCATCG
This window encodes:
- a CDS encoding ROK family transcriptional regulator yields the protein MLGEVERRILQTIKDKGQISRVEISKILNISKPVVSQAVSRLIELGFVKETGKKESSSRGGRRPVLLSFVPESRYVVGVDVGGTKIDAVLTDLNGSILKKEHVVLPSDLDKEKLFEEIKRVMKPLLKYDKILGIGIGIPGTVDENQLIKRIPAFNITNWNLKKELESFAGYPVFIENNANLDAFAETRVGAGKGYRCVFLISIGWGIGSGIVYEGRIFRGARGKAGEFGHMITDWTVDKTVVPEKGFGHLEEWFSGYSLKKKFRKPIETVFEQNPEELRESLEHLGVAIANTTVILDPDVVIIKGGIGFHQFDRIAPIVKSIVERTVPKDILEDIVIKRGEIEEYGVAIGGALYVIENVLGLK